One segment of Tamlana crocina DNA contains the following:
- a CDS encoding metallophosphoesterase family protein, producing MRVLAIGDIHGGLKALVQLLNKLEIKDGDTLIFMGDYVDGWSESAQVIQFLIELSEKINCIFIKGNHDVWCEEWLRDGSVDMTWYIHGGKETMESYSGFSKEDKQKHLAFFENLKMYHLDDKNRLFLHAGFTSMHGVEKEVFQATLYFDRTLWEMALTMDKSIERDSELFPKRLTHYHEIYIGHTPTTNFGVEKPMNATNVWNVDTGAAFKGKLTAMDIETKSFWQSDNLPCLYPNEKGRNKD from the coding sequence ATGCGGGTATTAGCAATTGGAGATATTCATGGCGGACTTAAAGCTTTGGTTCAGCTTTTAAATAAATTGGAAATTAAAGATGGCGACACGCTTATTTTTATGGGTGACTATGTAGATGGTTGGAGCGAGTCGGCACAGGTGATTCAGTTTTTAATTGAACTTTCTGAGAAAATCAATTGTATCTTTATAAAAGGAAACCACGATGTGTGGTGCGAGGAATGGTTGCGCGACGGAAGCGTGGATATGACTTGGTACATCCATGGTGGAAAAGAAACCATGGAAAGCTATTCTGGTTTTTCAAAAGAGGATAAACAAAAGCATTTAGCTTTTTTTGAAAACCTAAAAATGTATCATTTGGATGATAAAAACCGCTTGTTTCTACACGCTGGTTTTACTTCGATGCATGGGGTTGAAAAAGAAGTGTTCCAAGCCACTTTGTATTTTGATAGAACGCTTTGGGAAATGGCCTTGACCATGGATAAAAGTATTGAAAGGGATTCTGAATTGTTTCCAAAACGACTGACCCATTACCACGAAATTTATATTGGCCACACGCCAACCACAAACTTTGGTGTTGAAAAACCCATGAATGCCACAAACGTATGGAACGTTGATACGGGCGCAGCTTTTAAGGGTAAATTAACAGCCATGGATATCGAAACTAAAAGCTTTTGGCAAAGTGATAATTTGCCTTGTTTGTATCCCAACGAAAAGGGAAGAAACAAGGACTAG
- a CDS encoding pyruvate carboxylase has protein sequence MKIKKVLVANRGEIAIRIFRACTEINIKTVGIYTYEDRYSLHRYKADESYQIGEDNEPLKPYLDINAIIKIAIENGVDAIHPGYGFLSENAKFAQACEDNGIVFVGPKVSVLKALGDKITAKEVAISNNIPIIKSNEKPLIDVDTAISEAKKIGYPIMLKAASGGGGRGMRVIRNVDELKKAYTESKREALNAFGDDTVFLEKFVENPKHIEIQIVADSHGNTVHLFERDCSVQRRYQKVIEFAPSYGLKEETKQALYDYAIKICTAVDYNNIGTVEFLVDDDDSIYFIEVNPRIQVEHTVTEVITNIDLVKTQLFIAGGYKLSDEQIKIASQESLKINGYALQCRVTTEDPQNDFKPDYGTVLAYRSASGFGIRLDAGSIYQGAKISPFFDSMLVKVTAHGRTLDGASRKIRRALAEFRIRGVKTNMPFLDNILKHDTFRQGQVTVNFIKQNPDLFQFKAPRNRATKLITYLGDIIVNGNPDVKKVDPNKTFVKPKVPKFDTYADYPEGTKNLLTKLGPDKFSEWLKNEKKVHFTDTTMRDAHQSLLATRMRTFDMLKVAEGYAKNHPDIFSMEVWGGATFDVCLRFLQENPWERLRLLRKAMPNLLLQMLIRGSNGVGYKAYPDNLIGEFVEHSWENGVDVFRIFDSLNWMKSLAPCIEHVRTRTKGLAEGSICYTNDILNPDNKKYDLKYYVSLAKDLENAGAHILGVKDMAGLLKPYAAFELISALKSELNIPVHLHTHDTSSIQSATYLKAIEAGVDVVDVALGGLSGLTSQPNFNSVVEMLKFQERASDINIDSLNEYSNYWETVREYYYPFESGLKAGSGEVFKHEIPGGQYSNLKPQARALGLEDRFHEITKMYSDVNQLFGDIVKVTPSSKVVGDMAQYLVSNNLTIQDVLERGESLSFPQSVVDFFKGDLGQPIGGFPKDLQKIILKDQKPYSDRPNEHMPPLDLEKEYEDFKKIFEQDLSRNIDYTDFLSYQLYPKVFTDAYNKHLKYDNLMNLPTKNFFYGMEIGEEIIVEVDRGKRLLITLESVGQPNGDGMVTVYFRLNGQGRSVEIKDQSIKVDKVEHVKIDKADSNEIGAPLQGMLSTILVKRGEKVAKNQPLFIIEAMKMETTITANADATVKKLVLKPGIMVNADDLVMVLE, from the coding sequence ATGAAAATAAAAAAAGTTTTAGTGGCCAACCGCGGCGAAATTGCTATCAGAATTTTTAGAGCCTGCACCGAAATCAACATAAAAACCGTGGGCATTTACACCTACGAAGACCGTTATTCTCTGCATCGTTACAAAGCCGACGAGTCCTATCAAATCGGTGAAGATAACGAGCCGCTAAAACCTTATTTGGATATTAATGCGATTATAAAAATTGCCATTGAAAATGGTGTTGATGCCATTCATCCGGGTTACGGATTTCTTTCTGAAAATGCCAAATTCGCACAAGCCTGTGAAGACAACGGTATTGTTTTCGTCGGCCCTAAAGTATCCGTTTTGAAAGCTTTAGGTGATAAAATAACTGCCAAGGAAGTAGCTATTTCAAACAACATTCCCATCATAAAAAGTAACGAAAAGCCATTGATTGATGTTGACACGGCCATTTCTGAAGCTAAAAAAATAGGCTACCCCATTATGCTTAAAGCAGCCTCTGGTGGTGGCGGGCGTGGCATGCGTGTGATAAGAAATGTTGACGAACTAAAAAAAGCTTACACCGAAAGTAAGCGCGAAGCCTTAAATGCTTTTGGCGACGACACCGTTTTTCTCGAAAAATTTGTTGAAAACCCAAAACACATTGAAATACAGATTGTGGCCGATAGCCATGGCAATACCGTTCACCTTTTTGAACGCGATTGCTCGGTACAACGTCGCTACCAAAAAGTGATTGAATTTGCACCATCGTATGGGCTAAAAGAGGAAACCAAACAGGCCCTTTACGATTATGCTATTAAAATTTGTACTGCGGTTGATTATAACAATATTGGTACCGTGGAGTTTTTGGTGGATGACGACGATTCCATCTATTTTATTGAAGTGAACCCCCGTATTCAAGTAGAACACACGGTAACCGAAGTAATTACCAATATCGATTTGGTAAAAACCCAGCTCTTTATCGCCGGAGGCTATAAACTAAGCGACGAGCAAATAAAAATCGCTAGCCAAGAATCATTAAAAATAAACGGCTATGCCCTGCAATGCCGCGTAACTACCGAAGACCCACAAAACGATTTTAAACCCGACTACGGAACGGTGTTAGCTTACCGAAGTGCATCGGGTTTTGGAATTCGACTCGACGCGGGAAGTATTTACCAAGGCGCCAAAATTTCGCCGTTTTTCGATTCTATGCTAGTAAAAGTTACCGCTCACGGCCGAACGCTTGACGGAGCCAGCAGGAAAATACGCCGGGCACTGGCCGAGTTTAGAATCCGTGGTGTTAAAACCAACATGCCTTTCCTCGATAACATTTTAAAGCACGACACTTTTAGGCAGGGTCAGGTTACGGTTAATTTCATCAAGCAAAACCCAGATTTATTCCAATTTAAAGCTCCAAGAAACCGTGCTACAAAATTAATCACTTATTTAGGCGATATTATTGTGAATGGTAATCCGGATGTTAAAAAAGTGGATCCGAACAAAACTTTTGTAAAACCCAAAGTACCCAAGTTTGACACCTATGCAGATTATCCCGAAGGCACAAAAAACCTTTTGACCAAATTAGGGCCTGACAAGTTTTCCGAGTGGCTTAAAAATGAAAAGAAAGTCCATTTTACCGATACCACCATGCGCGATGCCCACCAAAGTTTGTTGGCTACCCGCATGCGAACTTTCGATATGCTAAAGGTAGCTGAAGGCTATGCCAAAAACCATCCCGACATTTTTAGTATGGAAGTTTGGGGCGGTGCCACTTTCGATGTGTGCTTGCGTTTTCTTCAAGAAAATCCGTGGGAACGCTTGCGTTTATTACGAAAAGCCATGCCCAATTTACTGCTACAAATGCTCATCCGTGGTTCTAACGGCGTGGGTTACAAAGCTTACCCTGATAATTTGATTGGTGAGTTCGTTGAGCATTCTTGGGAAAATGGCGTTGATGTATTCCGTATTTTCGACTCCTTAAACTGGATGAAATCGCTTGCCCCTTGTATTGAACACGTTCGTACGCGTACCAAAGGTTTGGCCGAAGGCTCCATTTGTTACACCAACGATATTTTAAATCCCGACAACAAAAAGTACGATTTAAAATATTACGTGAGTCTAGCCAAGGACCTCGAAAATGCGGGCGCCCATATTTTAGGAGTGAAAGATATGGCCGGTTTATTGAAACCTTATGCTGCCTTCGAACTCATTTCAGCACTAAAATCGGAATTGAATATCCCCGTGCACCTGCATACTCATGATACTTCTTCCATTCAATCTGCTACCTATTTAAAGGCTATTGAAGCTGGTGTTGATGTGGTTGATGTTGCTCTGGGCGGATTATCAGGCTTAACCTCGCAGCCTAATTTTAATTCGGTAGTGGAAATGTTGAAATTTCAGGAGCGTGCTAGTGATATTAACATCGATTCACTAAACGAATATTCCAATTATTGGGAAACGGTTAGGGAATATTATTATCCTTTTGAATCAGGTTTGAAAGCGGGATCGGGTGAAGTATTTAAGCATGAAATTCCCGGCGGACAATATTCAAACCTAAAACCTCAAGCCAGAGCACTTGGTTTGGAAGATCGTTTCCATGAAATCACTAAAATGTACAGCGACGTTAATCAATTGTTCGGCGACATTGTTAAAGTAACACCCAGCTCGAAAGTGGTTGGCGATATGGCGCAATACTTGGTAAGTAACAACCTGACTATTCAAGATGTTTTGGAAAGGGGCGAAAGTTTATCCTTTCCACAATCGGTGGTCGATTTCTTTAAAGGTGACTTGGGCCAGCCCATTGGCGGATTTCCAAAAGATTTGCAAAAAATCATTTTAAAAGACCAAAAACCCTATTCCGATAGACCCAATGAGCACATGCCGCCGTTGGATCTGGAAAAGGAATATGAAGATTTTAAAAAAATATTCGAACAGGATTTAAGCCGAAATATTGATTATACCGATTTTCTGTCTTACCAATTGTATCCGAAGGTATTTACCGATGCCTACAACAAGCATTTGAAGTATGATAACTTAATGAACCTGCCCACCAAGAATTTCTTTTACGGCATGGAAATAGGCGAAGAAATTATTGTTGAAGTAGATCGTGGCAAGCGCTTGCTCATCACATTAGAATCTGTTGGGCAACCGAACGGTGATGGTATGGTAACTGTGTATTTCAGGCTAAACGGACAAGGTCGTAGCGTAGAAATTAAAGATCAATCCATAAAAGTTGATAAAGTAGAACACGTTAAAATCGATAAGGCGGACAGCAATGAAATTGGCGCTCCGCTACAGGGCATGCTTTCCACTATTTTAGTGAAACGTGGTGAAAAGGTAGCCAAAAATCAACCATTATTTATTATCGAAGCCATGAAAATGGAAACCACCATTACGGCTAACGCCGATGCCACAGTTAAAAAACTGGTTTTAAAACCCGGCATTATGGTGAATGCTGATGATTTAGTTATGGTTTTGGAATGA
- a CDS encoding serine hydrolase domain-containing protein: MIKAVFWVITTFCAICLFPGKSIAQSQSLNRFKKAERVLESMVRKRKVPGMAITVSKNQQVVWSKGVGFADIKKKIPISSEHTVFRIGSISKPIAAIALLRGVEKGLIALDSSIYKYVPYFPKKEYDITVKQLGAHTSGIRSYKGNEFKSNKPLGIKEGISFFQNSSLGFKPGTNFTYSSYNWNLISLAIIEQANVAFEDFVKTEVLLPFRMEQTFADKNQNLRGKAVFYQKKGRRRFKPVEKVNNYFKLASGGFLSTSQDINAFGNALLKMLSVSPNRLKEFTTAQKIKINNALTSTYYGVGFQVSNDSSGRPYFGHIGNALGGYGVFYVYPETNVVISILANCSNPNSQKMYDKLINKIFEVL, from the coding sequence ATGATAAAAGCGGTTTTTTGGGTTATAACTACATTTTGTGCCATTTGCTTGTTTCCGGGTAAATCTATTGCGCAAAGTCAATCATTAAATAGGTTTAAAAAAGCAGAACGTGTTTTAGAAAGCATGGTGCGCAAACGAAAAGTACCTGGAATGGCAATAACGGTTTCTAAAAATCAACAAGTGGTATGGTCTAAAGGTGTTGGTTTTGCAGACATTAAAAAAAAAATACCCATTAGTTCAGAACATACTGTTTTTAGAATTGGCAGTATTTCAAAGCCTATAGCAGCAATTGCTTTACTGCGGGGAGTAGAAAAAGGCTTAATAGCCCTAGATAGTTCAATATATAAGTATGTGCCCTATTTTCCCAAAAAAGAATATGATATCACCGTTAAACAATTGGGTGCGCACACGTCTGGAATTAGAAGCTATAAGGGAAATGAATTTAAAAGCAATAAACCTCTTGGCATAAAGGAAGGGATATCCTTTTTTCAAAATAGTTCGCTTGGATTTAAACCAGGTACAAATTTCACTTACTCCAGCTATAACTGGAATTTAATTTCACTGGCCATAATTGAGCAAGCTAATGTTGCTTTTGAAGATTTTGTAAAGACAGAGGTGTTATTGCCTTTTAGGATGGAACAAACCTTTGCTGATAAGAACCAAAATTTAAGAGGAAAAGCTGTTTTTTACCAAAAGAAAGGCAGAAGAAGATTTAAGCCAGTTGAAAAGGTGAACAACTATTTTAAGTTGGCCTCTGGAGGGTTTTTGTCAACAAGTCAAGATATTAATGCTTTTGGAAATGCCTTGTTAAAAATGTTGTCGGTTAGTCCCAACCGCCTAAAAGAATTTACAACTGCACAAAAAATAAAAATCAACAATGCATTAACTTCTACCTATTATGGTGTTGGTTTTCAAGTGAGCAATGATTCTTCTGGCCGTCCTTATTTTGGGCATATAGGAAATGCATTAGGGGGTTATGGTGTTTTTTATGTATATCCAGAAACTAATGTGGTTATCTCAATTCTGGCAAATTGCTCAAATCCCAATTCCCAAAAAATGTACGACAAGCTTATAAACAAAATATTTGAAGTTTTGTGA
- a CDS encoding POTRA domain-containing protein has protein sequence MKKYLAFIFLLLCVTFQAQNIHDVKIQGNKRLKTSFIKKISILKVGDKLDTLQLNQDMLLLKRLPSISNASYQVLATKDNMYTVIYDIVENITLIPSVNVYTTNNDEFAYRLGLYEFNMFGRNIMVGGFYQKDIYSSYAINFRAPYLFSNQLGMALNFQDLTTQEPVFFDDKGVNYKYRNKSMEIMGLYQINVENKLELGLNYFVEDYRFKGENINNRPELNVHKWLAKGIFDYNKLDYFYQYVSGIRNQLNVQYVTSTNDMLPDFFIGWNDFFYFKRLGEKGNWATRVRIGLSSNDETPFAPFSVDNNLNIRGVGNTIDRGTGAVVLNTELRHTIIEKNWFVLQSNVFIDAGSWRNPGGDFDDFANSDNVKFYPGLGVRFMHKKIYNAIFRIDYGYGISKNASRGFVFGIGQYF, from the coding sequence ATGAAAAAATATTTAGCTTTTATATTTTTACTTTTGTGTGTCACTTTTCAGGCACAGAATATACATGATGTTAAAATACAGGGCAATAAAAGATTAAAAACATCATTTATAAAAAAAATAAGCATTCTAAAAGTTGGCGATAAATTAGATACTTTACAGTTAAACCAAGATATGCTTCTGTTAAAGCGTTTGCCTTCAATATCTAACGCGTCTTACCAAGTTTTAGCTACCAAAGACAATATGTATACAGTAATTTATGATATTGTTGAGAATATTACCCTTATTCCTTCGGTAAATGTTTATACTACAAATAATGATGAGTTTGCCTATCGTTTAGGGTTGTATGAATTTAACATGTTTGGCCGGAACATCATGGTAGGAGGATTCTATCAAAAGGATATCTATAGCTCTTATGCTATCAACTTTAGGGCGCCTTATTTGTTTTCAAACCAGTTAGGAATGGCTCTAAATTTTCAGGATTTAACAACACAAGAACCCGTTTTTTTTGATGATAAAGGCGTTAATTATAAATACCGAAATAAGTCCATGGAAATCATGGGGTTGTATCAAATAAATGTAGAAAACAAGTTAGAACTTGGGCTGAACTATTTTGTGGAAGATTACAGGTTTAAAGGTGAAAATATCAATAATAGGCCAGAGTTAAATGTGCACAAATGGTTGGCTAAAGGTATTTTTGATTACAATAAATTAGATTATTTCTATCAATACGTTTCTGGAATAAGAAACCAGTTAAATGTGCAATACGTGACCTCTACCAACGATATGCTGCCTGATTTTTTTATTGGCTGGAACGATTTTTTCTATTTTAAGAGACTGGGAGAAAAAGGAAATTGGGCAACAAGGGTTCGTATAGGGCTTTCTTCAAACGACGAAACCCCTTTTGCTCCTTTTTCTGTCGACAATAATTTGAATATTAGGGGTGTTGGCAATACCATTGATAGAGGAACGGGAGCCGTTGTATTAAATACCGAGCTAAGGCATACAATTATTGAAAAAAACTGGTTTGTATTGCAGAGTAACGTTTTTATCGATGCTGGATCTTGGAGGAATCCCGGCGGTGATTTTGATGATTTTGCAAACTCAGATAACGTAAAGTTTTACCCCGGCCTTGGGGTCAGATTTATGCACAAGAAAATTTATAATGCTATTTTTAGAATAGATTATGGCTATGGTATAAGTAAAAATGCCAGTAGAGGTTTTGTTTTTGGTATTGGCCAGTATTTTTAG
- a CDS encoding glycoside hydrolase TIM-barrel-like domain-containing protein — MKTYKLLILLLLLQSCAAQVEKINGVSFVASRDAVNDVHINPVVKLNANYAAVMPFGFAKSLNSTTLTYNTNRQWFGETAKGVRQYVETLQKHHIKIMLKPQIWVWHGEFTGFIKMTSEADWKAFETSYSKFILEYAAIAQEVNADIFCIGTELETFIKSRPKYWFQIIKKIKAVYKGKLTYAANWDEFKRTPFWSELDFIGIDAYFPVSDVKTPTFEDAMEGWKNHLSEIKAKQKAFNKPVLFTEFGYRSVDFSGKEPWKSERSMQGVNLEAQVNTTKALFETFWHQDWFAGGFVWKWFVNHEQVGGEQNHMFTPQNKPVEKIIKSYYEAFK; from the coding sequence ATGAAAACCTATAAGCTCCTAATTTTATTACTGTTATTACAATCATGTGCAGCGCAAGTTGAAAAAATAAACGGAGTTAGTTTTGTAGCGTCTAGAGATGCAGTGAATGATGTGCACATAAATCCGGTTGTAAAACTAAATGCTAACTATGCGGCTGTAATGCCTTTTGGCTTTGCGAAAAGCTTAAACAGTACAACGTTAACTTATAACACCAATAGGCAGTGGTTTGGTGAAACCGCAAAAGGTGTAAGGCAATATGTTGAAACACTACAAAAACACCACATAAAAATAATGCTTAAACCCCAAATTTGGGTTTGGCATGGTGAGTTTACGGGGTTTATTAAAATGACTTCGGAAGCAGACTGGAAGGCTTTTGAAACATCATATTCAAAATTTATTTTAGAGTATGCAGCTATAGCACAAGAGGTAAACGCCGATATTTTTTGTATTGGAACAGAATTGGAAACATTTATAAAAAGCAGGCCCAAATACTGGTTTCAAATCATAAAAAAAATTAAGGCGGTCTATAAAGGTAAATTAACCTATGCCGCAAATTGGGATGAGTTTAAACGCACACCCTTTTGGAGCGAATTAGATTTTATAGGTATTGATGCTTATTTTCCTGTAAGCGATGTTAAAACACCAACTTTTGAAGATGCTATGGAAGGTTGGAAAAATCATTTGTCAGAAATTAAAGCAAAGCAAAAGGCATTTAATAAACCAGTGTTGTTTACCGAGTTTGGTTACCGAAGTGTAGATTTCTCAGGGAAAGAACCTTGGAAAAGTGAACGAAGTATGCAGGGAGTTAATTTGGAGGCACAAGTAAATACCACAAAAGCACTTTTTGAAACCTTTTGGCATCAAGATTGGTTTGCTGGAGGTTTTGTTTGGAAATGGTTTGTAAATCATGAACAGGTTGGAGGTGAACAAAACCATATGTTTACACCACAAAACAAACCTGTTGAAAAGATTATAAAAAGCTACTATGAAGCGTTTAAATAG
- a CDS encoding DUF547 domain-containing protein, translating to MKNYTLILAVFFMAFSVNGQDLDAFFNKADAFLKANVSNGLVAYKKIHDNPEALYSLLNLAEGIAVDKTDAKNYQAFWINAYNLSVIKGIIDNYPTNSPLANAGFFDKVKHNIGGKSITLNDIEHKLLRAQFNDARFHFVLVCGAIGCPPLISEAYLPSTLNTQMDAQTKKALNGDFLMVNIKKKRVEASQIMEWYKEDFTMNGTTEIDFINRYRTEKIPGGFKIKYFEYNWQLNKQ from the coding sequence ATGAAAAATTATACTTTAATATTGGCTGTTTTCTTTATGGCCTTTTCGGTAAACGGTCAAGACTTAGATGCTTTTTTTAACAAGGCCGATGCTTTTTTGAAAGCTAACGTGTCTAATGGTTTGGTTGCTTACAAGAAAATACATGATAACCCCGAAGCCCTTTACAGCTTGTTGAATTTAGCAGAGGGTATAGCCGTAGATAAAACCGACGCAAAAAACTATCAAGCATTTTGGATTAACGCTTATAATCTTTCAGTAATAAAAGGTATAATTGATAATTATCCAACCAATTCGCCATTAGCAAATGCTGGTTTTTTTGATAAAGTGAAACATAATATTGGAGGAAAAAGCATAACACTAAATGATATTGAACACAAGCTATTACGTGCTCAGTTTAATGATGCCCGTTTTCATTTTGTGTTAGTTTGCGGAGCCATTGGCTGCCCGCCTTTAATCAGTGAAGCGTATTTGCCTTCTACATTAAATACACAAATGGATGCGCAAACAAAGAAAGCTTTAAATGGCGATTTTTTAATGGTGAATATTAAAAAGAAACGTGTAGAAGCATCACAAATAATGGAATGGTACAAAGAAGATTTTACCATGAACGGTACTACTGAAATAGATTTTATAAATAGATACAGAACAGAAAAAATACCAGGTGGTTTCAAAATAAAATACTTTGAGTATAACTGGCAACTTAATAAACAATAA
- a CDS encoding FAD/NAD(P)-binding oxidoreductase, with translation MEHIVIIGNGISGVTAARHIRKLSDTEITIISAETDYFFSRTALMYVYMGHMKFEHTQPYENWFWKKNNIELKKAYVETVETSTKTLHFSEGDTLKYDKLIIATGSKPNKFGWPGQDLKGVMGLYHKQDLENLEHYAPNNKVCKRAVIVGGGLIGIELAEMLSSRNIPVTFLVRESSFWNGVLPDGESQMINRHIINHHIDLRLSTNLKEIKADENGKVKSVIIEETGEEIACDVVGLTAGVSPHIDFLKSTEIETGKGVKVNRYLETNIEDVYAIGDCAEQHEAIGNRRPIEAVWYTGRMMGETVAQTICGNRLPYNPGHWFNSAKFFDIEYQTYGWVNGSKGRPDYEAHFHWKHEDNTKCITIAYNKKTYAFLGINTFGIRMRHETFNKWLNEKRDVDFVIKHLAEANFDPEFYKRYEKAILLAYNNSSQTATTF, from the coding sequence ATGGAACACATTGTTATCATAGGAAATGGTATTTCGGGCGTTACGGCTGCACGGCATATTAGAAAACTTTCTGATACTGAAATAACCATTATCTCTGCCGAAACAGATTATTTTTTCTCTCGTACAGCACTCATGTACGTTTATATGGGGCACATGAAATTTGAGCACACGCAACCCTATGAAAATTGGTTTTGGAAAAAAAACAACATCGAACTGAAGAAAGCCTATGTTGAAACGGTTGAAACCTCAACTAAAACCTTGCATTTTTCTGAAGGTGACACTTTAAAATACGATAAACTGATTATAGCCACAGGCAGTAAGCCCAACAAATTTGGTTGGCCGGGGCAAGACTTAAAAGGTGTTATGGGGCTCTACCATAAACAGGATTTGGAAAATTTAGAACACTACGCCCCTAATAACAAAGTGTGCAAACGTGCCGTTATTGTTGGCGGCGGATTAATTGGCATCGAACTTGCAGAAATGTTGAGTTCCCGCAATATACCCGTTACTTTTTTGGTGCGTGAGTCTAGTTTTTGGAATGGCGTGCTGCCCGACGGAGAAAGCCAAATGATTAACCGGCATATAATAAATCACCATATCGATTTACGATTAAGCACCAATTTAAAGGAAATTAAAGCAGACGAAAACGGAAAGGTGAAATCGGTTATCATCGAAGAAACCGGTGAAGAGATAGCTTGCGATGTGGTAGGTTTAACGGCAGGTGTATCACCACATATCGACTTTTTAAAATCAACTGAAATAGAAACAGGCAAGGGTGTAAAAGTGAACCGCTACCTGGAAACCAATATTGAAGATGTTTATGCCATTGGCGATTGTGCCGAACAGCATGAAGCCATAGGTAACCGCCGCCCTATTGAAGCGGTATGGTACACCGGCCGCATGATGGGCGAAACCGTAGCACAAACCATTTGCGGTAATCGCTTGCCTTACAACCCTGGGCATTGGTTCAACTCGGCCAAGTTTTTTGATATTGAATACCAAACTTACGGCTGGGTGAACGGCAGTAAAGGCAGGCCAGATTACGAAGCCCATTTCCATTGGAAACATGAAGACAACACCAAATGCATCACCATTGCCTACAACAAAAAAACCTATGCCTTTTTAGGAATAAATACTTTCGGTATCCGAATGCGACACGAAACATTCAACAAATGGCTCAACGAAAAGCGCGATGTTGATTTTGTTATTAAACATTTAGCGGAAGCTAATTTTGACCCCGAGTTTTACAAACGATACGAAAAAGCCATTTTATTGGCTTACAATAACAGCTCCCAAACAGCAACCACTTTTTAA